GTGTATTGTTTAGCGATACTTCTGCTCCTTGTTTTCGTGTCTACATTGCACTACCTATCAAGTAGAGATCACAGCAACTGATATTTCCCACTGAGTGAATAGCTAAGTGCCAGAAGGATGTATccctctagtttttttttaatctcttCACAACTTTTGAAGGTTTTTCATTTGCTGGCAAGTGCATCTGATTATGCCACCTAGCTAGGGACTTGCATGTTACAAGGCGTAGACAGATATTTCTGCCGCTATCTTAACTGTCTCATGGAAGATTCATATTCCATCTCATTACTGAAAACCTCATCGTGTTTTCGCAGGATGCTGTTTCGCTGGTGAAGATGGAGGAGGAACCTGAGGCGGCAGCCCGGAAGCTGACAGAGACGGCCTTCGCCCGAGGGAGCGGCGACAACATCACATGCATTGTCGTGAAATTCCAGCACGACAAGACCAGCTGCAGCGGAgactgctcctcctctcctccaggCGACAAGGCCTGATTCCATCCATTCTGTCCGTTATACATGTTGTCAGAGGTCGTCTTAACTTATGAGCCGGACTATTGCTGGCTTTGTTCGTTGGTGGTAATCGTTAGACTCCTAGTACAATGGCGCGGCTTTTAAGACTTGAAAACTTTAGAAAAGTGAGACTGCCCTCCATGCCCGTTGCGCATGCCTGTATATCCATAGTTTTGGTGCCTCTGGTGGTAAACCGGTACATACATACAAGCCGTGGTGCTAGTTACATCTTAAACAGCTGGTACATTGGTTGGTGTTGTTCGCCCGTTCAGGTAAGCTTTCATGTGTTCTGCCATGGTATGGTCAGTTGGTCACTCTCCTGGGTTGAGAACAAGCTGAAAGGTTCAGCTCAGCCCGTGGCATCGTGGGTAAGTTCCTGCTCTTGCTACTTGTGGAGACAAATGCTGCTTTGAGCGGACCATGTGACGCCATTGATCTGGGTGCAGTGCTCAAGTCTGTGTCTACTGGTAAAAGCAGCAGCGGTATATATTGTGGACGCGAGCATAGGCATAGCTGCGCCTGGTACATCTGAACCGATGCTGATAGTAGTGTAGTGCCATTAGGGCACCTGCAATGTGCTAGAAAACTTGTCCATAAGCAAAAAGGTGATCTTGAAGGATAGCTTTATACATTGTGAAGGTTGTCCACAAGCACAAAAGCTTAAGGGCAATCCATAAGGTTGTGGGTAGTCCATAAGACAAAAAGTATTACTTTTTACTTTTTAATAGTTTATGTACACATGGAGGCTTATTActtgccaatttttttgtgtTGTGGGCCCATCTTAAGAACAAGTTTAGCCACAagcattttgaaatttttaggtaGTTATAAGACTGGTACAAGGGTCCCACCTTATTGCAAATGTGACCTTATACGCCGGTGATGCTCTTACATAGCTTCCAATTCCATgctttgctgctgcttgcattgcattcCCCTTGGtctattttcagttttgcCGTTGAGGGATCGAGGCCAGCACAAAGGAACTCTGTCGCTGTAGCACTCACTCAGTAAGTCAATAGGCGCGTCGAGCTGACTGGTGACCGACCGGCTGCCGGCGCATGGCCGGAGAGTGCGGGAGGTACGCGAGAGCAACGGCAAGAAGCGCAACACTCGCCTTCACGAGGCCAAGTCTTCAGAGGCTCGCCGTTTCGGAACATCCATCGGTTTATATTGCAGGTGAGGTGAACATATTGTCGATGGCTTTGCGTACTTGGCCAATGCTTGGTtatccacacaaaaaaaaatctcggtTTGTCACAGTGCAACTGCCCAGTTTGCAGCGTTGTTAGCACGGACAATTCCAGGGCTGCAGCCGGTATGCTGTTATAGCGATTCCAGGGCTGGGCAGTTGCACTGTGCCAACTTGTTCTTCGCGGCCAGCACCCGTTTCGCCTGCGCTAAACCCATCTGGAAGTCCAAAGCGACCATGAAGTGCAAATTTTTTATGTGGCTTGTCGTGCACGGTCATTGTCTCACTGCAGATAACTTGGCTCGTCGAGGATGGCCTCACTGCCCCTCTTGTCCTCTCTGTTCAACAGAACATGAAAGCTGCACCCACCTCTTTGTGCATTGCCGTTTCACTCAACAGGTTTGGCATCGGCTTCGGCTTTGGTCTGGCTCTAATTTTCCTATCCCTGGTTCCATCTTCCGCGGCACCGAGGACTGGTGGCTGGAAGCCCGTAAGCGTGCGCCCAAGAATCTTCGCAGAGATTTCGACACCTTCGCTGTTCTTGTCCACTGGAGAATATGGAAAGAGCGCAATGCAAGAATTTTTCAGCAAGATCCAAGCCCTGCCACCCGAGTATTCGAGCTGATTGTCGAGGACCTACGCTCTTGGAGAGCTGCTGGTTCTGTTGATGTAATTTAGCTCTCGCATTCCAGGCTGTTCGGTGCGTCTCGTGGGAGGCAGGCTACTGTAATCCGGCTTCTGtcggattttgttttttcctgcTCCACCGCAGGACCTCCCTGCTTCTGTATTCTGTCCTGTAACACTCGCTTTCTTTCTTAATAAAAGTACGGCCTCCGGCCCTTCGATATAGCGACAGATTATCAACGGCGCAGAAGATCTCATAGGGCGGACGTCTCTGGCCGTCTGATTATCTGAACATTCACAGGGGGGCACCATTCTCTACATATGTTAAACTCTTGTGTCAGCAACTtgtgcatcatttttttttatggaaggGATTTCTCCCCAGCTTCATTAACGAAACCTTATAGTTAGCTAAAAGGACTAAATGACAGCACTTATGGGATTGCTTTCGGGAGTTCAAGCTCTGGCATCGGCATTCTGACAGGTCACAGGATCCAGCCCGTTTGCTGGCTTTGcagttggaacttggaaatgAGATCTCTTCAGCATGGGTGTCGGAATCCATATCAAGACAAACTCCAGAAGGGGGAGCATTCATCTGGAACATCACCATCTCTGACTTCATCTTGAATGGAGCTCGATATGGTTTGAGGATCGCCAAGTGACGTTGGGGGGACATCGTGATACGCCATACAACCTGAATGCACTTCCGGCTGTCGACAGCATGATGATACAGAACTCAGCGGGTCAGAACATCCGGCAAGCTGGGCTTATAAGGGGCATCAGAAACTCAGCCGTCAGTTGTATCTGTCTGCCGAAAGTAAGCTCTATCACAGTGTTTCTGTTGGGCCATGGAAATGTCGAGCAGTCAGTGGCGACCCAGCTCATGTGCAGCAATTGCCATGTACAGATCTGACTAGTACCTCTCACCAGTTAAGTTTAGGCATAGAGCTCCTCCTGTGACAAATGGCAATAAAGATGTGTCAATGTTCCAGTCTGTTCGCAGAAATGGCCCGTTCTCGTGTCAATTAAATGAAGAATGTAGGCCCTAAGATGAGCTGTAATTATCTGATAATTCATAATCTTGTAGGCAGAAATTGTCGGTTCCTGTCTTCATGGAGAGCACCCCTACGTCAAATTATCCGGCCAATCGAATATCCTTTGCAGATAACCAAACCACTGTAGTAGTGCACCAGTATCTGCCAGTAATATTCACCAGTAGTCATTGCATGAGCAGTTCCCATCCACAAAATGGTGAAACCTAACAGCATCGCGAAGAATAATTTGCCGGCCACACAGTGCAGAAATATGCTTCGCCACCTCATGGCAATCGCTGCACATCCTGGTGTTCTTGATCACCCTGACAGGCATTCGACTTGCATCTGAATGGATCAGCCCGTAGGTGATGGCGAGTTTCTCGGTATGACAAAGCAGcagcttctccttctcctcctctggaACATTATACACTACGCAGCTGGTGTCTGGCACATATCCTGTCATTTTGATCTGACGCACTAAACTCATCAGCTCTTCACATATCTCTGCAGTTTCTGGATGTGGACTCCCGTCGACCTCAAAGACATGGATACCTTGCTCAATCTGTATCCAACTCCACCCTGGTCTAGTGTTCACTCCTCTTGCTTTCATTGCGTACTTCAGGCTATCGGCTTCATCGTACATCTGCTCATGCTCATACAAGCTCATGATCATCAAGTAGTTGGCTGAATTGTATGGCTCCAGTCTGAACAAATTCCTTGCAGCCACCTCTGCAAGGTCAAGATTCCCATGTATGGAGCAACCTGTGAGAAGCGCACCCCACAAGCTTGCTCCTGGGTCGACTGGTGACCTCTCGATTAAGGCCATTGCCTCGTCCAGATATCCGGACCTCGCCAGCAGGTCAACCATGCAGGCATAGTTCTCGGCTGTCGGTACTACACCATACTTGGTCTCCATGTTGTCGAAGTACTCCCACCCTTCAGTGATCAAGCCCATTGACCTGCAGGCAGTGAGCAGTGCAGTGAAGGTTATACTGTCTGGCTTCAACCCCGACCTCCACAAATCGTGGAACAGCGTTATTGCCTCATGACTTTGCCCATGGACGGCCAGCCCAGTCAGCATGGCATTGCAACACACAAGGTTCTTATTCTGAATCCTTCCAAATATCCTCTTGGCACTCGTCAGGCTTCCTGCTTTGGAATACATGTCAATTAGCGCAGTTCCGACAACCATGTCACAGTCATATGCCCTTCGCAGCGCGAAACAATGCAgctccttgcccttcttcAGCAGTGCGAGCCCCGCACAAGCCCTGAGCAAGACCAACATGGTGACCAAGCTGGGCTGGACACCATCCTTCTGCATCTCCTTGAAGAAGTTGAATGAATCCTCGTACTCCCCATTGTGGCAGCTCCCGGAGATCAGCGAAGTCCAGGAAACCACATTTGGCGTCAAACCGGCAGCTTTGATCTgccggagcagcagcatcgCCTGCGAGCTCAGCCCGTTCAACGAGTACCCAGTGATCAGCCCATTCCAGGTGGTCACGTTCGGATCAAGCCTGTTCCTCTTCATCCTCTCCACAAGCTCCAGCGCAGCCTCAAACTGCCCGGCGTAGGCGTGCCCCGCGACAAGCGAGTTCCAGGTGGCGAGGTTCCTGTGCTCCAAAGTGTCGAACACCCTCCGTGCGCAGTCGAGGCGGCCGCACTTGGCGTACATGTCCACGAGCGCCGTCCCTGTGTACGCGTCCGGCACGAGACCGTGCCTGAGGAAGAAGCAGTGGACCTCCATGCCATGGCGGACCATCCCCGCGTTGGCAACGGACTTGAGGAGGCTGGACACGGTGGTGGCGTCGGGCCACAGCCCTTGCTCCAGCATCCTCCGGAGTACGGCGAGCGCCTCCCGGTCGCGGCCGTGCCGCGCGCAGCCGGAAAGCACGGCGTTCCAGGTCGCCAGCGTGGGCTCCGGCCCGTCCCTGGCCATCCGGCCCGCGAGCTCCATGGCGTCGTCGACCAGCCCGAGCCGCACGCAGCAGGCGACCACCGCGTCCCACGCCACGGACCTCGGCGGAGGCGTCGCCCGGAGCAGCACCGCGGTGGCCGCGGCCACGTCGGCGCCCTCGGCGTACATCCCGGCGAGGAAGCCGGGGACGAGCGGGTGGGCGTCGACGAGCCCCGCCTTGAGGGCGTGCGCGTGGACGGCCTTCCcttcccgccgcgccgccgcgcggccgCACGCGTGGAGCACCCGCGCGAGCGCGTACCCGTCGGCGGCGACCCCGCGGGCCTGCATCTCCCTGAAGGCCCCGATGGCTTCGTCCCACTCCCCGGCCTCCGCCAGCATCGCCACCTGCTTGTTCCACAGCACGGCGTCTTTCCCCCCTTCCGAttcgtccgcctcctccagcagccGCCGGGACGAGGGGCCCCGGCCGAGGCGGGCCAGGAGGTCGGACAGCGCGCACGCCACGCGGGGCTCCCTCGTCGCGTGGCCCGCCCTCACGGCCAGCGAGTGCAGCTGCGGCGCGagcctccgcgccgcccggaGGCTACTACCGGTGTCCTCCTCGTCGAGGCATATCATGTCGCCGCATTGGCGCAGCAGGGAGAGCAGGAGCCTCGCGTCGCGGAACGAAGAGGGGGAGTCCGCGGCGACGTTGGAGAGCGGGGTTTCGACTGCGAGAAAGGTCGGAGAGCGGGCGCGCGAGGGTCTCGCACGGTGGTGGTGAAGGaaggagggcggcgcggggagggaGATGGCTTGCGCCATTGGAGTCgtggaggaaggaaggagaagggcgCTTCGTTCGTTTTGTTTCGGATAAGGGAAAGGTAACGTATTTTGGGCCTGCTTCGTCCAATGGGCCGGGCCACAAGACGCACGAAGCTCCCCTCGTACGGAGGAGATGGGTAAAGGCCAGGAAGCATGAAGAATGGAGCTAAAATGTTCGTCCCTGTACCCCTAAAAAACTACAGTACTGTATTAAGGTCCGAGGCCTTTTACAAaatctgctagagatgctctaaacACGAGCAGACAGTTTTTTAGCACAGGTCATAAATGTTCTTTCATAGATGGCATCAGCACAGGTCATAAATGTTGTTTTAGAGATTATAAAGCACAGTTCTTCTGTCTTATAAAGACATCTCAATAGATAGATATATAGGAGATAGCCGATGGAGTAGTGTCTTCACTGCTCTAGCTTGTTCCCTGGGGCTGCATTCCCCATCCACTTAGACACACAAGTCGTTAACAGGAAGGTATGCACGAACAGTGACCATGCACCCCTGATCTTTTCCGCTTTTCGGGCGGTACACCTGTCAcacattattattattattattattattattattattattattattattattattattattattattattattattattcaaTTTTTAAACTAAAACGGGGACGGG
The Brachypodium distachyon strain Bd21 chromosome 2, Brachypodium_distachyon_v3.0, whole genome shotgun sequence genome window above contains:
- the LOC100846399 gene encoding pentatricopeptide repeat-containing protein At4g01030, mitochondrial, producing the protein MAQAISLPAPPSFLHHHRARPSRARSPTFLAVETPLSNVAADSPSSFRDARLLLSLLRQCGDMICLDEEDTGSSLRAARRLAPQLHSLAVRAGHATREPRVACALSDLLARLGRGPSSRRLLEEADESEGGKDAVLWNKQVAMLAEAGEWDEAIGAFREMQARGVAADGYALARVLHACGRAAARREGKAVHAHALKAGLVDAHPLVPGFLAGMYAEGADVAAATAVLLRATPPPRSVAWDAVVACCVRLGLVDDAMELAGRMARDGPEPTLATWNAVLSGCARHGRDREALAVLRRMLEQGLWPDATTVSSLLKSVANAGMVRHGMEVHCFFLRHGLVPDAYTGTALVDMYAKCGRLDCARRVFDTLEHRNLATWNSLVAGHAYAGQFEAALELVERMKRNRLDPNVTTWNGLITGYSLNGLSSQAMLLLRQIKAAGLTPNVVSWTSLISGSCHNGEYEDSFNFFKEMQKDGVQPSLVTMLVLLRACAGLALLKKGKELHCFALRRAYDCDMVVGTALIDMYSKAGSLTSAKRIFGRIQNKNLVCCNAMLTGLAVHGQSHEAITLFHDLWRSGLKPDSITFTALLTACRSMGLITEGWEYFDNMETKYGVVPTAENYACMVDLLARSGYLDEAMALIERSPVDPGASLWGALLTGCSIHGNLDLAEVAARNLFRLEPYNSANYLMIMSLYEHEQMYDEADSLKYAMKARGVNTRPGWSWIQIEQGIHVFEVDGSPHPETAEICEELMSLVRQIKMTGYVPDTSCVVYNVPEEEKEKLLLCHTEKLAITYGLIHSDASRMPVRVIKNTRMCSDCHEVAKHISALCGRQIILRDAVRFHHFVDGNCSCNDYW